ACCCGGTCTCGGCGACATCTTGCGTTATGTCGGGACCAGTCGGAACGGCATGTCGGGCACGTTCCACCTGACGAACCGGGGCAAGCGCGGAATCGTGATCAACCTGTCGGAGGAGCGGGGCCTGGCCTTGTTGCGCGATCTCGCGAAGCAGAGCGACGTGGTGATCCAGAACTTCCGCCCCGGAGTCGTCGAGCGCATGGGCATTGGATACGAAGCGCTGCGCGAGCAGAACCCCGAGATCGTCTATCTGTCAATCAGCGGTTTCGGAGCCGAGGGACCTCTTTCGGACAAGCGGGTCTACGACAATGTGATCCAGGCGTACAGTGGCCTGTGCGACACACAGGCGGATTCAGAAACCGGTCAGCCACAGCTGATCCGCCAGCTCATCTGCGACAAACTCACGGCCAATGCTGGAGCGCAGGCCATCACTGCGGCGTTGTTCGCGCGCGAGCGAGGCCAGGGCGGCCAGCACGTGCAACTCGCGATGATCGATGCCGCCATTCAGTTCATGTGGCCCGATGCCGCCGCGAACCACACCCTGCTCGAAGAAGGAGTCATGGCGCAGCCCACGATCGGCAGTCGCTACACCCTCACACGGATGTCGGATGGCTGGGCAACCGCGACGCCGCTGACGGACTCGGAGTTCCAGGGACTGTGTCGTGCGTTCAATCGCTCCGACGCGGCCGAAGATCCCCGCTTTGCCACCGTAACCGACCGCATGCAGAACCTGGGCGAGCTCGCAGAACTTCTGGGCTCGGGGATTGCCGAACAGGCCGCGAAGATGACCCGTGAAGATATCGCGACGCGTCTTCACGCCGAGGATGTGCCTTCGGGGATCGTATACACGCTCGACGAACTGCACCACGACCCGCAGGTGATCGCCAACGGTATCTTGCAGGAGAGCGAGCATCCCAGTTGTGGGCGAATTCGCGAGACTCGGCCCGCACCCGTCTTCGCGAAGACACCGGCCGCTGCAGGCGGACCGGCGCCGACGCTGGGACAGCACACAGACGAAATCTTGCGCGAGCACGGCTGGGGTGATCGGGTCGCCGAACTCAGGGAAGCCGGAGTCGTCGCCTGATCTCTTCCGTCGATCGCGCGTAGGTCAGTCGTTTACGCGCAGGACTCCCTGATCGATCACGACCTGGCCGTCCTGGTCCTTCGTCTGGAACTGGCACTCGTTGCCATCGACCCAGATCGACACGGTCAGAGCGTCGCCCGGCATGACCGGCTTGGAGAAGCGCGCGTGCATCGAGCGGAAGCGCTTCGGATCGCTGCCGCACACGGAGTGCAGGAGGGCTCGCCCCGTGACCCCGTAACTGCACAGTCCGTGCAGGATCGGTCGATCGAAGCCGCCGATTTTC
The sequence above is a segment of the bacterium genome. Coding sequences within it:
- a CDS encoding CoA transferase, encoding MPGPLDGIRILDLSAVMSGPLAATLLADQGASVIKVEAPGLGDILRYVGTSRNGMSGTFHLTNRGKRGIVINLSEERGLALLRDLAKQSDVVIQNFRPGVVERMGIGYEALREQNPEIVYLSISGFGAEGPLSDKRVYDNVIQAYSGLCDTQADSETGQPQLIRQLICDKLTANAGAQAITAALFARERGQGGQHVQLAMIDAAIQFMWPDAAANHTLLEEGVMAQPTIGSRYTLTRMSDGWATATPLTDSEFQGLCRAFNRSDAAEDPRFATVTDRMQNLGELAELLGSGIAEQAAKMTREDIATRLHAEDVPSGIVYTLDELHHDPQVIANGILQESEHPSCGRIRETRPAPVFAKTPAAAGGPAPTLGQHTDEILREHGWGDRVAELREAGVVA